The Gadus macrocephalus chromosome 13, ASM3116895v1 genome includes a window with the following:
- the LOC132470466 gene encoding hydroxyacyl-thioester dehydratase type 2, mitochondrial-like, with the protein MRGCVFRAVPRRCVHVGQRSSLTRTFSPRDVELFSQLTGDRNPLHLDAVYAATTPFLRPVVHGVLVNGLLSALLGTRMPGPGCVLLHQNLRFPQPLYVGEEVVAEAEVTRVRMEVVLLAVRCSAGEKVVMEGEVKLMVPQEKT; encoded by the coding sequence ATGAGGGGCTGCGTGTTCCGGGCGGTCCCGCGGCGGTGTGTCCACGTGGGCCAGCGCTCCTCGCTCACCAGGACCTTCTCCCCCCGGGACgtggagctcttctcccagctGACCGGGGACCGCAACCCCCTCCACCTGGACGCGGTCTACGCCGCCACCACGCCCTTCCTGCGGCCCGTGGTCCACGGGGTGCTGGTCAACGGGCTGCTCTCCGCCCTGCTGGGCACCCGCATGCCCGGGCCAGGCTGTGTCCTGCTGCACCAGAACCTCCGCTTCCCCCAGCCGCTGTacgtgggggaggaggtggtggcggaggcCGAGGTCACCAGGGTCCGGATGGAGGTGGTGTTACTGGCGGTGCGGTGCTCCGCCGGGGagaaggtggtgatggagggggaggtgaagcTGATGGTGCCCCAGGAGAAgacctag